Proteins encoded in a region of the Sphingomonas japonica genome:
- a CDS encoding M20/M25/M40 family metallo-hydrolase: protein MIFQSLAIAFVLTASPPVHDVPPALVDDLRTLSSARMQGRAPGTIGSERAREYIADRLRAIGVGPLYNRYERPFAVREPKRTVRGTNLLAVIEGTDMTSDRVVVLGAHYDHWGFRKGKLYPGADDNASGVAGLLAVAAALKADPPRHRTILAFWDGEELGYFGSKAFVADPPVPLDRIALNINLDMISRSDKGELYAVGGQSWPVVQSILDDLAKTAPVTLKFGHEGPPWEGSDVWIDGSDHYQFHLKGIPFVYFGVEDHPDYHQPSDTFDKVPLDFYARSVATVEAAVRAFDAGLDTIPREHVPPPVVDEDD, encoded by the coding sequence GTGATTTTCCAGTCGCTTGCCATTGCCTTCGTTCTTACCGCATCGCCGCCTGTCCACGACGTCCCGCCGGCGCTGGTCGACGATCTGCGGACCCTGTCGAGCGCGCGCATGCAAGGGCGCGCTCCGGGGACGATCGGGTCGGAGCGAGCGCGCGAATACATCGCCGATCGGCTCCGCGCGATCGGGGTCGGGCCGCTCTACAATCGATACGAGCGCCCGTTTGCCGTCCGCGAGCCGAAGCGGACGGTGCGCGGTACCAACCTGCTGGCGGTGATCGAGGGCACCGACATGACCAGCGACCGGGTAGTCGTGCTCGGCGCGCATTACGATCATTGGGGGTTTCGCAAGGGCAAGCTCTACCCCGGCGCCGACGACAATGCCTCGGGGGTCGCCGGGTTGCTCGCAGTGGCTGCCGCGCTCAAGGCCGATCCGCCGCGGCATCGCACGATCCTGGCATTCTGGGACGGGGAGGAACTGGGCTATTTCGGGTCGAAGGCGTTCGTCGCCGACCCGCCGGTACCGCTCGATCGCATCGCGCTCAACATCAACCTCGACATGATCTCGCGCAGCGACAAGGGCGAGCTCTATGCCGTTGGCGGGCAGAGCTGGCCGGTGGTGCAGTCGATCCTCGACGACCTTGCCAAGACCGCACCGGTGACGCTGAAATTCGGGCATGAGGGGCCACCTTGGGAAGGCTCGGACGTGTGGATCGACGGGTCCGACCATTATCAGTTTCACCTCAAAGGTATTCCCTTCGTCTATTTCGGGGTCGAGGATCATCCCGATTATCATCAGCCGAGCGACACGTTCGACAAGGTGCCGCTCGACTTCTACGCGCGCTCGGTGGCGACGGTCGAAGCGGCGGTGCGGGCATTCGATGCCGGGCTCGACACGATCCCGCGCGAGCACGTCCCGCCGCCGGTGGTGGATGAGGACGACTGA
- a CDS encoding aspartyl protease family protein yields MSRRATATILSALLIAAPASTQTLPSVPAEAPASVPVSPVEDSVQLVMLALLGDRITLPVSIGGQGPYRFILDTGSERTVVSHELARTLDLAAGRRVVLTTITGRTPAATVIVPTIAIDALAATGSIEAPALDAIDLGAAGLIGLDTLAGRAVSIDFDARSMVVRDARRRAPARPKPDEIIVRARSLLGQLILTEARLGSQRVDVILDTGTGVSIGNLALQRAIAGRRGMLRRIELTSVTGEQIGADYHAVPQLSVGGITFRDIPIAFLDAAPFRRLGLDRRPAILLGMDAMRLFRQVDIDFANRAVTFRLPADLRRRGAPPGL; encoded by the coding sequence ATGTCCCGCCGGGCCACCGCGACTATCCTGTCCGCGCTGCTGATCGCCGCGCCCGCATCCACGCAGACGCTCCCCTCCGTCCCAGCCGAAGCGCCGGCATCGGTGCCGGTGAGCCCGGTCGAGGATTCGGTGCAGCTGGTGATGCTGGCGCTGCTCGGCGATCGCATCACCCTACCCGTCTCGATCGGCGGGCAAGGGCCATATCGCTTCATCCTCGATACCGGATCCGAACGCACGGTGGTCTCGCACGAACTGGCGCGGACGCTTGATCTTGCCGCGGGCAGGCGGGTGGTGCTGACCACGATTACCGGCCGTACTCCCGCCGCGACCGTGATCGTGCCGACCATCGCGATCGACGCGCTTGCCGCGACCGGGTCGATCGAGGCACCGGCGCTCGATGCCATCGATCTGGGCGCGGCCGGGCTGATCGGGCTCGACACGTTGGCAGGCCGCGCCGTGTCGATCGATTTCGACGCGCGGTCGATGGTGGTGCGCGACGCGCGGCGCCGGGCGCCCGCGCGGCCGAAGCCCGACGAGATCATCGTGCGCGCGCGGTCGCTGCTTGGCCAGCTGATCCTGACCGAGGCGCGGCTGGGTTCGCAGCGGGTCGACGTCATCCTCGACACCGGCACCGGCGTCAGCATCGGCAACCTCGCGCTGCAGCGCGCGATCGCGGGACGCCGCGGCATGCTGCGCCGGATCGAGCTGACTAGCGTGACCGGCGAGCAGATCGGGGCCGACTATCATGCGGTCCCGCAATTGTCGGTCGGCGGGATCACCTTTCGCGACATCCCGATCGCGTTTCTCGATGCGGCACCGTTCCGGCGGCTCGGGCTGGACCGACGACCCGCGATCCTGCTCGGCATGGATGCGATGCGGCTGTTCCGGCAGGTCGATATCGATTTCGCGAACCGCGCGGTTACCTTCCGGCTTCCCGCCGATTTGCGTCGCCGCGGTGCGCCGCCGGGCTTGTGA
- a CDS encoding GMC family oxidoreductase, which produces MDAVDFIVVGAGSGGSAVAGRLSEDANRTVALLEAGGRNTSLKTVMPGMMPFQSEGTNWRYETVPQPGLNGRRGYQPRGRGLGGSSAINAMLYLRGCRWDYDNWAAIGATGWGYDDVLPYFKRAEHNVRGGDAYHGADGPLWVSDQNHAHSGSEAFLDAAQALQMRRNPDFNGAEIEGVGLYQVTQRNGERWSAARAYLGDGKHPANLKVLTDVLVERVLFENGRAVGVTYRQGDTIHTLLARGGVVLAGGVFATPQLLMLSGIGPGEHLQRHGIPVAVDRAAVGTNLQDHIDYVAAFETEGSLFLGRSLAGSVKSLRGIARWLRNRTGPMTTPYAEAGGFVKTDPTAPAPDVQFHFLIAIVEDHGRTQVAGHGYSCHACVLRPESSGTVRLATNDVADAPLIDPQFLSDQRDVETLKRGVRSMYRILQTPPMTGYRGRDRYPVNLDDDTALEALIRQRADTVYHPVGTARMGSDADAVCTPQLGVRGVDRLWIADASVMPKLVSGNTNAPSIMIGERAAEFIRTATA; this is translated from the coding sequence ATGGACGCAGTCGACTTCATCGTCGTCGGAGCCGGATCGGGCGGCAGTGCGGTTGCCGGGCGGCTGAGCGAAGACGCCAATCGCACGGTCGCGCTGCTCGAGGCGGGCGGGCGCAACACCTCGCTCAAGACCGTGATGCCCGGCATGATGCCGTTCCAGTCGGAGGGCACCAACTGGCGCTATGAGACCGTTCCGCAGCCGGGGCTGAACGGCAGGCGGGGCTATCAGCCGCGCGGCAGGGGATTGGGCGGATCGAGCGCGATCAACGCGATGCTGTATCTGCGCGGATGCCGGTGGGACTATGACAATTGGGCAGCGATCGGCGCGACCGGCTGGGGCTATGACGACGTTCTGCCCTATTTCAAGCGCGCCGAGCATAATGTCCGTGGGGGAGACGCGTATCACGGCGCCGATGGGCCCTTATGGGTCAGCGACCAGAACCACGCGCATTCGGGAAGCGAAGCGTTCCTCGATGCCGCGCAGGCGCTGCAGATGCGGCGCAATCCCGATTTCAACGGCGCCGAGATCGAGGGCGTCGGCCTGTATCAGGTAACGCAGCGAAACGGCGAACGCTGGAGTGCGGCGCGGGCATATCTCGGCGACGGCAAGCATCCCGCCAATCTGAAGGTGCTGACCGACGTCCTTGTCGAGCGGGTGCTGTTCGAAAATGGACGCGCGGTGGGCGTCACCTATCGCCAGGGCGACACCATCCACACGCTGCTCGCGCGTGGGGGCGTGGTGCTGGCGGGCGGCGTGTTCGCGACACCGCAATTGTTGATGCTGTCGGGGATCGGCCCCGGCGAGCATCTGCAACGCCACGGCATTCCGGTGGCAGTCGATCGCGCTGCTGTCGGAACCAACCTTCAGGATCATATCGACTATGTCGCCGCGTTCGAGACCGAGGGCTCGCTGTTCCTCGGGCGGTCGCTGGCGGGCAGCGTCAAGTCGCTGCGGGGCATCGCGCGCTGGCTGCGCAACCGCACCGGTCCGATGACGACGCCCTATGCCGAGGCCGGCGGCTTCGTGAAGACCGATCCGACCGCACCCGCGCCCGATGTCCAGTTTCACTTCCTGATCGCGATCGTCGAGGACCACGGACGCACGCAGGTCGCCGGGCACGGCTATAGCTGCCACGCCTGCGTGCTCAGGCCGGAAAGTTCGGGGACGGTGCGGCTGGCGACGAACGACGTCGCCGACGCGCCGCTGATCGACCCGCAGTTCCTGTCCGACCAGCGCGATGTCGAAACATTGAAGCGCGGGGTGCGCTCGATGTACCGCATCCTCCAAACGCCGCCGATGACCGGTTATCGCGGGCGCGATCGCTATCCGGTCAATCTGGACGACGATACCGCGTTGGAGGCGCTGATCCGGCAGCGCGCCGACACCGTGTACCATCCGGTCGGCACCGCGCGGATGGGGTCCGACGCGGATGCGGTCTGCACGCCGCAGCTCGGCGTTCGCGGCGTCGATCGCCTGTGGATCGCCGACGCGTCGGTGATGCCGAAACTGGTCTCGGGCAACACCAATGCGCCGTCGATCATGATCGGCGAGCGCGCTGCGGAATTCATTCGCACCGCGACCGCTTAA
- a CDS encoding ATP-binding cassette domain-containing protein yields the protein MPAQTGPSVAFREVTKRYSARVTAVDAVSLEIAAGSFVALVGASGSGKSTLLKMVNRLIEPSAGSVAIDGRPVADDPSHLIRRRIGYVFQNVGLFPHMSVGENVAIGLRLTGETGAAARVADLLALVELPPEFARRMPAELSGGQAQRVGVARALATEPRLMLMDEPFGALDPVTRDGLGQAIRTLHDRLGLTTILVTHDMAEALLLADRVLVMDGGRIAADAAPHALLAGEGGPVADALVAVPRTQAHRLAELERGA from the coding sequence ATGCCAGCACAAACCGGTCCTTCGGTCGCCTTTCGCGAGGTCACCAAGCGCTATTCGGCGCGCGTCACCGCGGTCGATGCCGTCTCGCTCGAGATCGCCGCGGGCAGCTTCGTCGCGCTGGTCGGCGCGTCGGGTTCGGGCAAGTCGACGCTGCTCAAGATGGTCAACCGCCTGATCGAACCCAGCGCAGGCAGCGTCGCGATCGATGGCCGGCCGGTTGCGGACGATCCTTCGCACCTGATCCGTCGCCGCATCGGCTATGTATTCCAGAATGTCGGGCTGTTCCCGCATATGAGCGTCGGCGAGAATGTCGCGATCGGACTCAGGCTGACCGGCGAAACCGGTGCCGCCGCGCGTGTCGCCGATCTTCTCGCTCTGGTCGAGCTGCCGCCGGAATTCGCGCGGCGCATGCCGGCGGAGCTGTCGGGCGGGCAGGCGCAGCGCGTCGGGGTCGCGCGCGCGCTCGCCACCGAACCCCGCCTGATGCTGATGGACGAGCCGTTCGGCGCGCTCGACCCGGTGACGCGCGACGGGCTCGGGCAGGCGATCCGCACCCTCCACGACCGGCTCGGGCTGACGACGATCCTCGTCACCCACGACATGGCCGAAGCGCTGCTGCTCGCCGACCGGGTACTGGTGATGGACGGCGGCAGGATCGCCGCCGACGCCGCGCCGCACGCGCTGCTGGCCGGCGAAGGCGGTCCGGTCGCCGATGCGCTGGTCGCGGTACCGCGCACCCAGGCGCACCGCCTTGCCGAGCTGGAGCGCGGCGCATGA
- the pdeM gene encoding ligase-associated DNA damage response endonuclease PdeM: MVPFSFGGHDFLALGAGALFWPLHRALLVADLHFEKASWFAQFGQMLPPYDSLMTLDDLEAVVARCDARALWCLGDSFHDAAGCERLPGQAQARLRALTGALDWTWITGNHDAGMTDHCGGRIVREAMVDGLMLRHEAEPGEPRPEISGHFHPKLRVTVRGRRIARRCFVATPTKLILPAFGSLTGGLDADHPEIVRAVGRGAQALIATDTRLMRFPIAA; encoded by the coding sequence ATGGTTCCCTTTTCGTTCGGCGGTCACGATTTCCTGGCGCTCGGGGCAGGCGCGCTGTTCTGGCCGCTGCATCGCGCCCTGCTGGTCGCCGACCTGCATTTCGAAAAGGCGAGCTGGTTCGCGCAGTTCGGCCAGATGCTGCCGCCCTATGATTCGCTGATGACGCTCGACGATCTCGAAGCGGTGGTGGCGCGCTGCGACGCGCGCGCTTTGTGGTGCCTGGGCGACAGCTTCCACGACGCAGCGGGTTGCGAGCGGCTTCCCGGCCAGGCGCAGGCCCGGCTGCGCGCGCTGACCGGCGCGCTCGACTGGACGTGGATCACCGGCAACCACGATGCCGGCATGACCGACCATTGCGGCGGGCGCATCGTGCGCGAAGCGATGGTCGATGGCCTGATGCTGCGCCACGAAGCCGAGCCGGGCGAGCCGCGGCCGGAAATTTCGGGACATTTCCACCCCAAGCTGCGCGTCACCGTGCGCGGACGGCGGATCGCGCGGCGCTGTTTTGTGGCGACGCCGACCAAGCTGATCCTGCCCGCATTCGGCTCGCTGACTGGCGGGCTCGACGCCGACCACCCGGAGATCGTGCGTGCCGTCGGACGCGGGGCGCAGGCGCTGATCGCGACGGACACGCGGCTGATGCGCTTTCCGATCGCGGCCTGA
- a CDS encoding ligase-associated DNA damage response exonuclease, with protein MTRLGDWIEPHPTGIYVPAADAWIDPSVPQPRALVTHGHADHARGGHGEVWATPETLAIMGVRYGDQSGRPVGYGETLRVGEVDVSFVPAGHVLGSAQIVLDHRGERVVVSGDYKRREDPTCAPFEVVPCDIFVTEATFGLPVFRHPETHDEMDKLLAALRAEPDRCILVGAYALGKAQRVIRELRVMGFDDPIYLHGALQRLCDLYVAHGIDLGELRPATEASKAELAGRIILAPPGALNDRWSRRLPDPITAMASGWMRVRQRARQRNIELPILLSDHADWDELTTTIREIAPKEVWVTHGREDALVHWCGLHQIKARALDLVGFEDEDD; from the coding sequence ATGACCCGTTTAGGCGACTGGATCGAACCTCACCCCACCGGCATCTACGTGCCCGCCGCCGATGCGTGGATCGATCCGTCGGTGCCGCAACCGCGCGCGCTGGTGACGCACGGCCATGCCGATCACGCGCGCGGCGGGCATGGCGAAGTGTGGGCGACGCCGGAGACGCTGGCGATCATGGGCGTCCGCTATGGCGACCAGAGCGGCCGCCCGGTCGGCTATGGCGAGACCTTGCGGGTGGGCGAGGTCGACGTGTCGTTCGTGCCTGCCGGCCATGTACTGGGATCGGCGCAGATCGTGCTCGACCATCGCGGCGAGCGCGTGGTGGTGTCGGGCGACTATAAGCGCCGCGAGGATCCGACCTGCGCGCCGTTCGAGGTCGTGCCGTGCGACATCTTCGTCACCGAGGCGACGTTCGGACTGCCGGTGTTCCGCCATCCCGAGACGCATGACGAGATGGACAAGCTGCTGGCCGCACTGCGCGCCGAACCCGATCGCTGCATCCTAGTCGGCGCCTATGCGCTGGGCAAGGCACAGCGGGTGATCCGCGAATTGCGGGTGATGGGGTTCGACGATCCGATCTACCTGCACGGCGCGCTGCAGCGCCTGTGCGACCTGTACGTCGCGCATGGCATCGATTTGGGCGAATTGCGCCCGGCGACCGAGGCGAGCAAGGCCGAACTGGCCGGACGCATCATCCTGGCACCGCCGGGGGCGCTCAACGATCGCTGGTCGCGGCGGCTGCCCGATCCGATCACCGCGATGGCCAGCGGCTGGATGCGCGTGCGCCAGCGTGCGCGCCAGCGCAACATCGAGCTGCCAATCCTCTTGTCCGACCATGCCGACTGGGACGAACTGACCACCACCATCCGCGAGATCGCCCCCAAGGAGGTGTGGGTGACGCACGGCCGGGAGGACGCGCTGGTGCACTGGTGCGGGCTGCACCAGATCAAGGCACGCGCGCTTGACCTGGTCGGGTTCGAGGACGAGGACGACTGA
- a CDS encoding ABC transporter permease/substrate-binding protein, translated as MTDAFARVPGLLADHVLVSAAALLLGLLVALPLTIWSARSATVARVTLGFASLVQTIPALALLALFYPILLSLSALVGGGIPALGFLPSLLALALYALLPILRNGVTGLAQLDPAVLEAADGVGMTPRQKLRLVEAPLVLPVLMAGIRTAAVWTIGAATLSTTVGQPSLGDLIFAGLQTQNWTLVVAGCIAAAGLALVVDLLLGAAEHGIRARRRWQVWGSLAALLVGIGIAIVPALPSGGRVVTIGAKGFSEQFILARLIGHRLEDAGYRVRYREGLGSAVVFGALASGDIDVYVDYSGTIWTNEMRRQDIPPRPEMVARIGDWAQAEHGVRLLGSLGFENAYAFAMRRTDAERRGIATLDDLARSSPSLSFGTDLEFLERPEWAAIKRAYPLRFAAAQAFNPTFMYRAIAGGRADVISAFSSDGRIAAQDLKVLTDPKGAIPGYDAILMVAPDRADDARFVAALQPLVGAIDVEAMRAANLQVDRDVDKTSPDAAARWLAKRAGFDPSS; from the coding sequence ATGACCGACGCCTTCGCGCGCGTACCCGGCCTGCTCGCCGACCATGTCCTGGTTTCGGCGGCGGCGCTGCTGCTGGGGCTGCTCGTCGCGCTGCCGCTGACCATCTGGTCGGCGCGCAGCGCCACTGTCGCGCGGGTCACGCTCGGTTTCGCCAGCCTTGTCCAGACTATCCCTGCGCTCGCGTTGCTGGCGCTGTTCTATCCGATCCTGCTCAGCCTGTCGGCGCTGGTCGGCGGCGGCATCCCGGCGCTCGGCTTCCTGCCGTCGCTGCTCGCGCTGGCGCTCTATGCGCTGCTGCCGATCCTGCGCAACGGCGTCACCGGTCTGGCGCAGCTCGACCCGGCAGTGCTCGAGGCCGCCGACGGCGTCGGCATGACGCCGCGGCAGAAATTGCGGCTGGTCGAGGCGCCTTTGGTGCTGCCCGTGCTGATGGCGGGCATCCGCACCGCGGCGGTATGGACGATCGGCGCCGCGACATTGTCGACCACGGTCGGCCAGCCGAGCCTGGGCGACCTGATCTTTGCCGGGCTGCAGACCCAGAACTGGACGCTGGTGGTCGCGGGCTGCATCGCCGCGGCGGGGCTGGCGCTGGTGGTCGACCTGCTGCTGGGCGCTGCCGAGCATGGCATCCGCGCGCGGCGGCGCTGGCAGGTGTGGGGCAGCCTCGCCGCGTTGCTGGTCGGGATCGGCATCGCGATCGTCCCCGCGCTGCCGAGTGGCGGCCGGGTCGTCACGATCGGTGCCAAGGGATTTTCCGAACAGTTCATCCTCGCGCGCCTGATCGGTCACCGGCTCGAGGACGCGGGATATCGCGTGCGCTATCGCGAGGGCCTCGGATCGGCGGTGGTGTTCGGCGCGCTCGCGAGCGGCGATATCGACGTCTATGTCGATTATTCGGGGACGATCTGGACCAACGAGATGCGGCGCCAGGACATTCCGCCACGCCCCGAGATGGTGGCGAGGATCGGCGACTGGGCGCAGGCCGAGCATGGCGTCCGGCTGCTCGGATCGCTGGGGTTCGAAAACGCCTATGCCTTTGCGATGCGCCGCACCGATGCCGAGCGCCGCGGGATCGCCACGCTGGACGATCTTGCGCGGTCATCGCCGTCGCTGTCGTTCGGCACCGATCTCGAATTCCTCGAGCGTCCCGAATGGGCCGCGATCAAGCGCGCCTATCCGCTGCGCTTCGCCGCGGCGCAGGCATTCAACCCCACCTTCATGTATCGCGCGATCGCGGGCGGGCGGGCCGACGTCATCTCGGCATTCAGCTCCGACGGCCGCATCGCCGCGCAGGACCTCAAGGTGCTGACCGATCCCAAGGGCGCGATCCCCGGCTACGACGCGATCCTGATGGTCGCGCCCGATCGCGCCGACGATGCGCGCTTCGTCGCCGCGCTGCAGCCGCTAGTCGGCGCGATCGACGTCGAGGCGATGCGCGCGGCGAACCTCCAGGTCGATCGCGACGTGGACAAGACGAGTCCCGATGCCGCGGCGCGGTGGCTGGCGAAGCGGGCGGGGTTCGATCCTTCCAGCTAG
- a CDS encoding SDR family oxidoreductase: MAKAIFVTGGASGIGLAAAKRFAAEGWRVGLADVNAAALGAVRGQIEGASVYVMDVRDRAAWTRELTAFAGGDGIDVVFNNAGIASGGPFVDTPDDEIDRVVAINFMGVVNGARAAYPFLKQRPSACLLNTASAAGIYGTSGAAIYSATKFAVRGLTEALDGEWRADGIKVRSLMPSFIETPLLDASVTGSNQNVRQRVLAAGLELTPVDTVADAAWGAVHGDAVHTVVGKTARRLKFAARWMPGSLRRQMGRRF; encoded by the coding sequence ATGGCAAAGGCGATCTTCGTGACGGGCGGCGCCTCGGGAATCGGCCTTGCGGCGGCCAAGCGCTTTGCCGCCGAAGGCTGGCGCGTCGGACTGGCCGACGTGAATGCCGCCGCGCTAGGTGCTGTGCGCGGACAGATCGAGGGCGCGAGCGTGTACGTCATGGATGTCCGCGATCGCGCGGCATGGACCCGCGAACTTACAGCGTTTGCGGGTGGGGACGGCATCGACGTCGTGTTCAACAATGCCGGCATCGCCAGCGGCGGCCCGTTCGTAGACACGCCCGACGACGAGATCGACCGTGTCGTCGCGATCAACTTCATGGGCGTCGTCAACGGCGCGCGCGCGGCTTATCCGTTTCTCAAGCAGCGACCAAGCGCCTGCCTGCTCAACACCGCGTCGGCGGCGGGGATCTATGGCACGTCGGGCGCGGCGATCTATTCGGCGACCAAGTTCGCGGTGCGCGGTCTGACCGAGGCGCTCGACGGCGAATGGCGCGCCGACGGCATCAAGGTCCGCTCGCTGATGCCCAGCTTCATCGAGACGCCGCTGCTCGATGCAAGCGTGACCGGATCGAACCAGAATGTGCGGCAACGGGTGCTCGCGGCGGGGCTGGAACTGACCCCGGTGGACACCGTTGCCGACGCCGCATGGGGGGCGGTGCACGGCGATGCAGTCCACACGGTGGTGGGCAAGACGGCGCGGCGATTGAAGTTCGCGGCGCGCTGGATGCCGGGGTCGCTGCGCCGACAAATGGGTCGCCGCTTCTAG
- a CDS encoding ligase-associated DNA damage response DEXH box helicase, with translation MKAADAPAPTDLAAPLADWFAGRGWRPRRHQIEMLAAARTGRHTLLVAATGAGKTLAGFLPTLDELVAAPRGGIHTLYISPLKALAIDVQRNLLTPIEEMGLDITVEARTGDTPSDRKARQRAKPPNILLTTPESLSLLLSHPDSFRLFAGLACVIVDEVHAFATGKRGDLLALGMARLQAIAPAMRRTALSATVADTDGYRAWLAPDGDIDTVTLVEGEPGADPNIAILLPQDRVPWSGHSGRYAAAQVMAEIETHRTTLVFCNTRSLAELIFQDLWKANDMNLPMGVHHGSLSREARRKVEGAMADGRLRALVATASLDLGVDWGDVDCVVQMGAPKGSSRLLQRIGRANHRLDEASEAVLVPGNRFEYLEARAALDAVEAGELDPDIFRPGALDVLAQHLMACACAAPFDAATMLHEVRAALPYSALSQEVFDRVLQFIADGGYALRAYDRFKRLTRDGDGLWRVAHPRFVTQHRLNAGIIVEADMLDVRFKNGRKLGKVEEYFASTLSPGDTFFFAGMSLEVERMTELDLVVRATARPARVPTYGGSRMPLSTNLADRVRGFLHDRSEWPRFPPDVREWLEMQDRRSLLPKPGELLVETFEREGRHYMVAYSFEGWNAHQSLGMLITRRMEALGLKPVGFVSNDYALACYGLEPITDPAALFSSDILEDEFVSWVQSSSLLKRAFREVAVIGGLVERNHPGKKKTGKQVTFSTDLIYDVLRKYEPTHLMLQAAWEDARARMTDVGRLASLLERAAGTMVHVDLDRISPLAVPVLVLIGREKVSQGSTDDALLEEAEILAAEAMRPD, from the coding sequence ATGAAAGCCGCGGACGCGCCTGCCCCGACCGATCTTGCCGCGCCGCTTGCCGACTGGTTCGCCGGAAGGGGCTGGCGGCCGCGGCGACACCAGATCGAGATGCTGGCGGCGGCGCGGACGGGGCGGCACACGCTGCTGGTGGCCGCGACCGGAGCGGGCAAGACGCTCGCCGGTTTCCTGCCGACGCTCGACGAGCTTGTCGCCGCGCCGCGCGGCGGCATCCACACGCTGTACATCTCGCCGCTCAAGGCGCTGGCGATCGACGTGCAACGCAACCTGCTCACCCCGATCGAAGAGATGGGGCTGGACATCACCGTCGAGGCGCGCACCGGCGATACGCCCAGCGACCGCAAGGCGCGGCAGCGGGCCAAGCCGCCCAACATCCTGCTGACCACGCCCGAATCGCTCAGCCTGCTGCTCAGCCATCCCGACAGCTTCAGGCTGTTCGCTGGGCTCGCCTGCGTCATCGTCGACGAGGTCCATGCCTTTGCCACCGGCAAGCGCGGCGACCTGCTCGCGCTGGGCATGGCGCGGCTGCAGGCGATCGCGCCAGCGATGCGCCGCACCGCTTTGTCGGCGACGGTCGCGGATACCGACGGCTATCGCGCGTGGCTCGCCCCCGACGGCGACATCGACACGGTCACGTTGGTCGAGGGAGAGCCCGGCGCCGATCCCAACATCGCCATCCTGCTGCCGCAGGACCGCGTGCCGTGGTCGGGGCATTCGGGGCGCTATGCCGCGGCGCAGGTGATGGCCGAGATCGAGACGCACCGCACGACCCTGGTGTTCTGCAACACCCGCAGCCTGGCCGAACTGATCTTCCAGGACCTGTGGAAGGCGAACGACATGAACCTGCCGATGGGGGTGCATCACGGCAGCCTGTCGCGCGAGGCACGGCGCAAGGTCGAAGGCGCGATGGCCGATGGTCGCCTGCGCGCGCTGGTCGCCACCGCCAGCCTCGACCTAGGAGTCGATTGGGGCGATGTCGATTGCGTCGTGCAGATGGGTGCGCCCAAGGGCTCGTCGCGGCTGCTGCAACGGATCGGCCGCGCCAACCATCGCCTCGACGAGGCGTCCGAAGCGGTGCTGGTGCCGGGCAATCGCTTCGAGTATCTCGAGGCGCGCGCCGCGCTCGACGCGGTCGAGGCGGGCGAGCTCGACCCCGATATCTTTCGCCCCGGCGCGCTCGACGTCCTTGCGCAGCATCTGATGGCGTGTGCCTGCGCCGCCCCGTTCGATGCTGCGACTATGCTGCACGAGGTTCGCGCAGCATTGCCCTATTCGGCGCTGTCGCAAGAGGTCTTCGACCGCGTCCTCCAGTTCATCGCCGACGGCGGCTACGCGCTGCGCGCCTATGACCGTTTCAAGCGGTTGACGCGTGACGGCGACGGCCTGTGGAGGGTAGCGCATCCGCGCTTCGTCACGCAGCACCGCTTGAACGCGGGCATCATCGTCGAGGCCGACATGCTCGATGTGCGGTTCAAGAACGGGCGCAAGCTGGGCAAGGTCGAGGAATATTTCGCCTCTACGCTGTCGCCGGGCGACACCTTTTTCTTCGCGGGGATGAGCCTCGAGGTCGAGCGGATGACCGAGCTCGACCTGGTGGTACGCGCGACCGCGCGGCCGGCGCGGGTCCCGACCTATGGCGGGTCCCGGATGCCGCTGTCGACCAACCTTGCCGATCGCGTCCGCGGTTTCCTGCACGACCGCAGCGAATGGCCGCGATTTCCGCCAGACGTACGCGAATGGCTGGAGATGCAGGATCGCCGCTCGCTGCTGCCCAAGCCCGGCGAGTTGCTGGTCGAGACGTTCGAGCGCGAGGGGCGGCATTATATGGTCGCGTACAGCTTCGAGGGGTGGAACGCGCACCAGTCGCTCGGCATGCTGATCACCCGGCGGATGGAGGCATTGGGACTCAAGCCGGTCGGCTTCGTGTCGAACGACTATGCGCTCGCCTGTTACGGGCTGGAGCCGATCACCGATCCGGCGGCGCTGTTTTCCAGCGATATCCTCGAAGACGAATTCGTCAGCTGGGTGCAATCGTCGAGCCTGCTCAAGCGCGCGTTTCGCGAAGTGGCGGTGATCGGCGGGCTGGTCGAGCGCAACCATCCCGGCAAGAAGAAGACCGGCAAGCAGGTCACCTTCTCAACCGACCTCATCTACGACGTGCTGCGCAAATACGAGCCGACGCATCTGATGCTGCAGGCGGCATGGGAAGATGCGCGCGCGCGGATGACCGATGTCGGGCGGCTCGCCAGCCTGCTCGAACGCGCGGCGGGCACGATGGTGCATGTCGATCTCGACCGCATCAGTCCTCTGGCGGTGCCGGTGCTGGTGCTGATCGGCCGCGAAAAAGTGTCGCAGGGATCGACCGACGACGCCTTGCTCGAGGAAGCCGAAATTCTCGCGGCGGAGGCGATGCGGCCCGACTGA